The proteins below come from a single Candidatus Hydrogenedentota bacterium genomic window:
- a CDS encoding alpha/beta hydrolase: MKRLLAMIRRVGVLLALVAIGFYVVFFFAQPRLLFQGEPGLASNPSSKGWAFEDVVVPVGKNKTHGWYLQVDNARGVVLFCHGSGGNVATHLDSTALFRSLGCSTLIFDCGGSGNSTGRPSESRSYADVRAMWDWLIKIKGVSPGKIIVWGNSFGGGVACDLSTQVKPAALVLDSTYLSLPEAASDALAWFPWNLFMRYRFDNKNKIGNVSAPVLIIHSVDDTQYPIRHGRGLFDRAHDPKTMIETRGDHYDTAVSKKDSLPKIEAFIGKVLGSDSVKSP; this comes from the coding sequence ATGAAACGCCTTTTGGCCATGATTCGTCGCGTCGGTGTGCTGCTCGCCTTGGTGGCGATTGGGTTTTACGTCGTATTCTTCTTTGCGCAACCCCGTCTCCTCTTTCAAGGAGAGCCGGGGCTTGCCTCTAATCCGTCGTCTAAAGGATGGGCTTTTGAGGATGTGGTTGTACCCGTTGGAAAGAACAAGACCCACGGATGGTACTTGCAGGTCGACAACGCGCGTGGAGTCGTCTTGTTCTGTCACGGCAGCGGTGGAAACGTTGCAACCCATCTGGATTCCACGGCTCTCTTTCGCTCGCTGGGATGTTCCACGCTCATCTTTGATTGTGGCGGTTCGGGAAACAGTACGGGCCGGCCATCCGAATCTCGGAGTTATGCCGATGTACGTGCGATGTGGGATTGGCTGATCAAGATCAAAGGTGTGTCGCCCGGCAAAATCATCGTCTGGGGGAATTCTTTTGGCGGAGGTGTTGCCTGCGATCTGTCTACCCAAGTCAAACCAGCGGCGCTTGTCCTCGATAGTACTTATCTTTCGCTTCCCGAAGCCGCAAGCGACGCACTCGCATGGTTTCCGTGGAATCTGTTCATGCGCTACCGATTCGACAACAAGAACAAGATTGGGAACGTAAGTGCACCGGTCTTGATTATCCACAGCGTCGACGACACGCAATACCCTATTCGGCACGGTCGCGGCCTATTTGATAGAGCCCATGATCCAAAGACAATGATCGAAACGCGCGGCGATCATTACGACACGGCCGTGTCGAAGAAAGACAGCCTCCCGAAAATAGAAGCGTTTATCGGTAAGGTTCTCGGATCCGACTCCGTGAAAAGCCCATGA